ATTGTCGAACTGCAGAAAAGTCGGATTTACGATTCCTACGACGAGGAACAGCGCTACCAGACAAAGGAAGCTCGTCATCTCACGAATTTTTAAAATATTTTTGATCTTCTCCATATGCCTATACCACCTCTTTCTCTTTTACAACACCGAAAGCAGCGGCCATCAGGTTATCCTGATTGATCTCATCGCGGCCAAAGGTTGCGTTGATCCTGCCCAGATGAACAGATACCGTACGGTCAGCCAGCTCAATGATTTCTTCCATATCTGAAGAAATAAGCATAATGCCCACTCCTTCTTCTTTTAATTGCTCAATGATTTTATAGACATCTCCACGGGCAGCCGCATCAATACCACGGGTCGGTTCGTCAAGAATCACGATCATCGGCTTTGTCGCCAGCGCATGTGCCAGAACGATCTTCTGCTGATTTCCACCGGACAGTGTCCCTACTTCCTGATTCAGCCCTGTAACTTTTGTGCGGAAATGCTTGACATAGGAAAGGGCAACTTCCAGTTCCTTTTTTACGTCCAAAAGGAAACTCCCCATCTCCCTGCGCGGAAGGATGCCCACCGTTGTGTTTGCCGCAGCGTCTCTCATCTTAAAAAGCCCATTGATATGTCTGTCTTCCGGGACATAGTTGAGGCCAGCCGCCATGACTTCCGGTGTACTCAGGCCGGTAATGTCTTTATCCTGCAAATAAACTTTGCCCCCAAGCACTTTATCCATGCCAAAGATTGTAGTCGCAAACTCGGTACGTCCCGCTCCCACGACTCCCGATACTCCGAGAATCTCTCCCGGATATACTTCCAGATTAATATCTTTAAACCCATAACCGGTGAAGTTTTCCAGCCGCAGAAGAGGTTTCTTATTCGTATAGTCGACCACCTTGCGTTCTTTCTTCTCGCCCGCTTTTGATTCTTCGGCATCTGAAGGGAGCAGACCCTTCACCAGAATCTCACGGGTGAACTCACTGATCGCCCCGGAAACCCGCACAGCGCCATCTCTCATGATCGCAACGGAAGTGGCGATCTCAAAAACTTCATCCAACCGGTGTGTTATGTAGAACATACCAATGCCTTTTTCCTGCAGAGTTCTGATACACCGGAACAGACTCTCTACTTCTCCAAAGGTAAGTGCACTTGTCGGCTCATCCAGAATCAGGATACGCGCCTCTCTCATAAGACCGCGAAGAATTTCCACAAGCTCCTGTTCTGCGATGGAAAGCGTACTCGCTTTTCTCGTCAGATCCAGTTCAAATCCGGTCTCTTCCAACTTGCTGAGCAACGTTTCATGGAGCACACTTGCTTTTTCCTTGAATCCGATCAGAATATTCTCTTCAACCGTCATATTCTGAAAAATCAGCGGTTCCTGCGGTACCATATAGATCCCTGCTGCCAATGCCGCCGACGGCTTATTCAAAACCACTTTTTTCCCGTCAATAAAAATGTCGCCTTCGTCTTCTGAGTAAAGTCCCATAATGATCTTCATCAGAGTACTTTTACCAGCGCCATTCCCACCGATCAGAGCTAAAATCTCTCCCCGGTCCAGGGTCATATCAATACCCTTCAGCACTGCATTCATGCCAAAAGACTTATATACGCCTTTGATCTGCAGCAAATGCGCATCTTTCTTTTCAGCCAAAAAAGCCCCTCCCATCTTTCATATGATTTTAGCATAAACAATTATTGCTTTTATAGCGGTTATGATGTCCGAAGAAATCATAACACAAGTCGTATTATCGTACAAAAACATTATATAGCCAACTCGAATCTATGTCAAGATTATTATTCAATCCGACAAATTTTTCCTTCATATATTCCATTTCTTTTGTGTATTTTCGGCATATTGCCCGCTGTATCGGTTGACATTTTTCGTTTATGTAGTATAATGAGTTTAACAATCATTTGTTTATATTTAAAACAAATGTAATTCGAATGAGGTGTATAGTTATGAGTCATAGTTTTGATTTTGAATACGCCCTTGCCCTGAAGGTATCGTGGTATTATTATGTGGAAAATATGACCCAGCAGAACATTTCCGACATTATGGGAATCTCCCGGATGCGCGTTATCAAGCTGCTGGAACATGCCCGTCAAAAGGGGATCATCCAATTCCATTTCCGCTCGGAACATGCTTACCGGATGGACCTCGAATGCAGGCTTATGCAGCGCTGGCAGCTGCAGGATGTGCTGATCGTCCCGGTGGACAGCAATGTCAAAGACGTAGATCTGGCCGTGGGAAAGGCTGCAGCCATGTATCTCTACAATCAGATCCATGAGGACTGTTACATAAACTGGGGGCATGGGCGTACCCTCAACTATACACTGGGCAACCTGCTCCAGTCCTGCGAGCATCAGCTCTCTATCGTCAGTCTGACAGGTGGCGTGGATTACTATTTCCCCGATCTGCGCGCCGTCAATAACAACGCCAACATGCACGTCATTCCTGCTCCTCTGATCATGTCGAGCCCGGAAGCGACACAGGCAATCCGCAGAGAGCGCCCAGTCCAGGATATTTTCAACATGATCTGGCACTCTTCGATGACCGTTGTCGGCGTCGGAAGCATGAGCACGGAAGCAACTCTGATTAAAAGAGGAATCATGACATCCAATGACTTCCTGCTCCTTGGCATGCAGGGCGCAGTGGGAGATATATTAAGCCAGTTTATCAATGAAAACGGCGAAAAAATCCGCTGTTCTTTCGAAGACAGAATGATCGCCATCTCTCTGGATGAATTGAAAAAGCTCAAAAATGTAATCGGTGTTGCCGGCGGCGTCAGCAAAGCTGCCGTAATCCACGCATCTCTTCAGGGAGGCTACCTGAACAAGCTGGTCATCGACGAGGAGACAGCCAGACTTGTATTACAGATGGATGAAGCACAATAGCATATTAATATAAGGAGGAAGCACCATGAATAAGAACTATTTAATGGCAGTCGATGCCGGAACCGGAAGCGTCCGCGCTGTTTTGTTCGATCTGGAAGGCAATCAGATCGGCTGTTCCCAGCAGGAATGGGATCACAAAGAGGACCCCCGCTATCCGGGCAGCATGGATTTTGACTGGGTGTATAACTGGAAGCTCGCCAGCGGCTGCATCCGGGACGTGATTGCTCAGACCGGTATCGATCCGGCAGAGATCGCCGCAGTATCTACTACCTGTATGCGGGAAGGTCTCGTCATGTACGACGAGCAGGGAAATGAAATCTGGGCATGTGCCAATGTAGATGCCCGCAGCAACGACGAGGTTGTGGAACTGATCGGGCAGGACCCGGAGCTGGAAAAGGAGATTTACCAGAAGACCGGACAGACTTATGCTTTGGGCGCGCTGCCCCGCATTCTCTGGATCAAAAACAAAATGCCCGATGTATATGCAAGAATCGCCCGCGTCGGCATGTTCAACGACTGGCTGATCTATAAGCTCACCGGCGTCCTTGCCGTAGAGCCATCCAACGGCTCCACCACCGGTATCCTTGATCTGCAGAAACGGACCTGGGACCCGGCTGTCGCTGAGAAATGCAGTCTCCGGTCGGATATTTTCCCGGACGTGGCAGAATGCGGCACCGTGATCGCCAATGTGACTGACAAAGGCCATGAAGATACCGGGCTGGCCGTCGGTACCCCGGTCGTCACAGGCGGAGGAGATGCGCAGCTCGGATGTATTGGTGTCGGCGTTGTCAATCCGGGAGAGGCGGCAATTTTTGGCGGCAGCTTCTGG
The sequence above is a segment of the Lachnospiraceae bacterium JLR.KK008 genome. Coding sequences within it:
- the lsrK gene encoding autoinducer-2 kinase; the protein is MNKNYLMAVDAGTGSVRAVLFDLEGNQIGCSQQEWDHKEDPRYPGSMDFDWVYNWKLASGCIRDVIAQTGIDPAEIAAVSTTCMREGLVMYDEQGNEIWACANVDARSNDEVVELIGQDPELEKEIYQKTGQTYALGALPRILWIKNKMPDVYARIARVGMFNDWLIYKLTGVLAVEPSNGSTTGILDLQKRTWDPAVAEKCSLRSDIFPDVAECGTVIANVTDKGHEDTGLAVGTPVVTGGGDAQLGCIGVGVVNPGEAAIFGGSFWQYEFNTANGQTDPDCRVRVNCHAVPGVWQYEALAFKPGLVMRWFRDGFCEREKELAKQTGQDPYDLMNEQAAKIPAGSYGMMCTFSDVMNFICWKHAAPTFTNFELDPLKFNRYTFYRAILENTAMLAKGHMELVREATGNIPKEVVFANGASKSDLWCQIVADVLGLPVKVPVVKEASALGAAIIAGYGVGIYSSISDAAAKLVKWDKVYEPNMENHKVYEEMYEPWRKVYAAQLELSNQRLTKNMWAAPGAGNGL
- a CDS encoding ATP-binding cassette domain-containing protein, with product MAEKKDAHLLQIKGVYKSFGMNAVLKGIDMTLDRGEILALIGGNGAGKSTLMKIIMGLYSEDEGDIFIDGKKVVLNKPSAALAAGIYMVPQEPLIFQNMTVEENILIGFKEKASVLHETLLSKLEETGFELDLTRKASTLSIAEQELVEILRGLMREARILILDEPTSALTFGEVESLFRCIRTLQEKGIGMFYITHRLDEVFEIATSVAIMRDGAVRVSGAISEFTREILVKGLLPSDAEESKAGEKKERKVVDYTNKKPLLRLENFTGYGFKDINLEVYPGEILGVSGVVGAGRTEFATTIFGMDKVLGGKVYLQDKDITGLSTPEVMAAGLNYVPEDRHINGLFKMRDAAANTTVGILPRREMGSFLLDVKKELEVALSYVKHFRTKVTGLNQEVGTLSGGNQQKIVLAHALATKPMIVILDEPTRGIDAAARGDVYKIIEQLKEEGVGIMLISSDMEEIIELADRTVSVHLGRINATFGRDEINQDNLMAAAFGVVKEKEVV
- a CDS encoding sugar-binding domain-containing protein, translated to MSHSFDFEYALALKVSWYYYVENMTQQNISDIMGISRMRVIKLLEHARQKGIIQFHFRSEHAYRMDLECRLMQRWQLQDVLIVPVDSNVKDVDLAVGKAAAMYLYNQIHEDCYINWGHGRTLNYTLGNLLQSCEHQLSIVSLTGGVDYYFPDLRAVNNNANMHVIPAPLIMSSPEATQAIRRERPVQDIFNMIWHSSMTVVGVGSMSTEATLIKRGIMTSNDFLLLGMQGAVGDILSQFINENGEKIRCSFEDRMIAISLDELKKLKNVIGVAGGVSKAAVIHASLQGGYLNKLVIDEETARLVLQMDEAQ